Proteins found in one Schistocerca serialis cubense isolate TAMUIC-IGC-003099 chromosome 5, iqSchSeri2.2, whole genome shotgun sequence genomic segment:
- the LOC126482230 gene encoding putative gustatory receptor 28b: MLYRRFKQLNGHLLQKYSIQSEEQLDCEVSFALLVTSKTYVPKSYCELLDSEFRLSARRQRSELPKKRKNVFKVHAEVKFVDNLSVAHLQKIHSSLKDVSGAINAGYGVQNIAEITSSFLHIVILSYIVVTDILGKATPWFHASKRHSITVLLSLPWAALSAFRIVNIVYSCEVVAQEANHTEQLVNKLLLLAPMADRGRSTGLHSFAQQLNDSGLKYSAAGLFPIDRSLLASCLAAIVNYLVILVQFGM, translated from the coding sequence ATGCTATACAGAAGATTTAAACAACTGAACGGACACTTGCTGCAAAAGTACAGCATACAATCAGAAGAACAGCTCGACTGCGAAGTTTCGTTTGCGCTGCTTGTTACTTCTAAAACCTATGTACCAAAAAGCTATTGTGAACTACTTGACAGTGAGTTTCGTCTATCAGCTCGTAGACAACGATCAGAATTACCGAAGAAACGCAAAAATGTATTCAAAGTGCATGCAGAGGTGAAATTTGTTGATAACTTATCGGTGGCTCATTTACAGAAGATACATTCTTCATTGAAAGACGTTTCTGGAGCCATCAACGCTGGGTACGGTGTACAGAACATAGCTGAAATAACAAGTTCCTTTTTACACATTGTAATCCTCAGTTATATAGTTGTGACAGACATACTAGGAAAGGCAACACCTTGGTTTCATGCATCTAAACGGCATTCTATCACTGTGTTGTTGTCCTTACCGTGGGCAGCACTGTCAGCTTTTAGAATTGTCAACATAGTGTACAGCTGTGAGGTGGTGGCTCAGGAGGCCAACCACACGGAACAGCTGGTTAAtaagctgctgctgctggcgccgATGGCAGACAGAGGTCGCAGTACTGGTCTGCACAGTTTCGCCCAACAGCTGAACGACAGTGGGCTCAAGTACAGCGCGGCAGGACTGTTCCCCATAGACCGGTCGCTGCTTGCGAGCTGTCTGGCCGCCATCGTCAACTACCTGGTAATCCTCGTTCAGTTTGGGATGTAA